The Candidatus Bathyarchaeota archaeon genomic interval CAAGAACGGCGTGCTTGAGATTAGACTTAGAAAAGCTGAAACAATAGGGAAAGAAGCGGACCAAAATGCCACATAAACTTAGAAAAATTAGGAAATTCAGAGGCACACGTACAATAGGTTACGGAAGAATCGGTCAACACCGAGACAGCGGCAGTAAGGGTAACCGAAAAGTCGGACGCCACAAACACTTATGGAGCAAAATTGTAACCAGTGAACCCAATTACTTCGGGAAACATGGTTTCACGTCACCTCAAAGTCTCCATCGTACAGTAAAAGTAATCAACCTGAGCAAACTTGACCAAATGGCACAAGGCAAAAGCATCAACCTAACCGAACTCGGTTACACCAAGCTTTTAGGCACAGGTAAACTCACCAAACCCTTAACCATAGAAGTTGAGGCTTTCTCTAAATCTGCAGCTGAAAAGGTTAAAGCTGTAGGTGGAGAAATTAAGAGTTCGCAAGCTAACGGAGAGTAACCTGTTACATGGCCGGAAGATTCCTCAGCCTCTTCAAACCAATAGGCCGAGTTTTACCTGAAATTAAAAAGCCTGAACGCAAAGTAAGCTTTAACGAAAAAATCTTCTGGACTGCTCTTGTCCTAGTTGTTTTCTTGGTTATGACTGAAATCCCACTCTATGGGATTGAGCAGTCTGCCCAAGATAACTTTGGGGCCCTACGTGTCATCTTTGCCTCTAACCAGGGCACCCTCATGGAGCTAGGCATTGGGCCTATCGTCACGGCGGGTTTAATTCTCCAGTTACTCGCAGGCTCCGGCATCATTCAATGTGATATGTCAAAACCTGAAGACAGAGGTCTCTTTACCTCAGCAAGCAAAGTCTTCACAATCGTCTTAACCGGTGTCCAAGCAGGTGCCTACATCCTTAGCGGCATGTATGGAAGCATTTCTGGACCCGTATCGCTGATAATATTCTTGCAGTTGATAGCCGCAGGCATAGTTGTTATGTTAATGGATGAACTTGTCCAGAAAGGCTGGGGCCTAGGCAGTGGAATCAGCCTCTTCATCATGGCAGGTGTCGCCCAAACAATCCTCTGGTCAACCTTCTCGCCACCCACAGGCCTATTCGTCGGCGGATTACAAAGCTACCTTGATGGTCAACGTTCCCTTATGGACTGGGTGTTCGGTGACATATCCGGATATTACCCCTCACTAATCGGCCTAATCGCAACCATCGCAGTCTTCCTAGTAGTAATCTACCTACAGGGCGTTAGAATTGAGCTACCCATGAGCTATGCAGGCTACAAAGGCTTCCGCAGCAGATACCCAATCAAACTCATGTACGTCAGCAACCTGCCAGTCATCTTCGCTTCCGCGCTGTTCGCAAACGTTTACTTCTTTGCGCAACTGCTCTGGAGCCAATTCGGCAGACCGGAACCCGGCACGAATCTGTTCTTCCAGATATTTGGTGACTTCAGTTACAACGCTACTAGCAATAACGTCTCGCCCGTAGGCGGACTAGCATACTTCGTCACTGCCCCGCGCAACATTCAAGGCGTCGCCCTAGACCCACTACGCGCTGTCATCTACCTCGTCGTCATAGTGATCTTCTGCGCCATATTCTCGCTCATCTGGCTGGAAGTCGGCGGTTTAGGACCCAAGAAAGTCGCCCAACAACTCATGGACAGCGGCATGCAAATCCCAGGCTACAGACGCAGCGGACGACCCATCGAAGCCATACTCAAACGCTACATCCCCGTCGTTACAGTGCTTGGCGGTATACTCGTCGGTGTCATAGCTGGATTCTCCGACTTCCTAGGCGTATACGGTTCAGGAACAGGCATCTTGCTTTCCGTCGGCATCGTGTATCAATACTACGAGTTGCTGATGAGGGAGCGCGCCGCAGAAATGTTCCCCGCATTCAGAAGAATCCTAGGCGAATAGCCTACCTGACGCTGCAAACGCAGCTTTTTCTTTCTTTTTTCCCGTTTTTGCTTGTTTTTCTGTATTGTTCTTCTCGACTATGCCCGCGGGGAAGTGGTAACGGTTATTAACGTGAGCAAACAAGATACGCTACGCACAACGTGAAACAGTGATGGCTGCTAAATAATTAATGAGGACGAATGAAGTTTGAAGAAAATTGTTGCTCTATTGGTATTCGCGATGGTGATGCTTTCAGCAGTTGCCTTAGCCATTGGACCAGTAACTGGGCAGGGCGCGCTAAGTTTCCAAGCATCCATAATTGGTCAAAGCGCAGGAGTTTCAGAAGCTACCACATACACTGTTACCATCAGCAACAATGGGCAAGCTAATCTTGGCGACGCAAAACTCTCCATACCAGCCGGGTACACTAACGTAAAAAATGTAGTCATCACTCAACAACCTGCGTCGCAAAACTGGAATATAACCATCCAAAATGACGCCATCTTAATGGTTGGTTCAGGCGATGGGTTACCTCCAGGGCAACAACTCGTATTTACTTTTGAAGCCTTAAACCCTCAAGTGGCTGGAAGCTACTCTTGGACTTTAGGCGGCAATCAAACCACCAGTTCAGCTGGTCTTAACTCGCCCGAATATACCACAAACATAACCTCTAACCTTGAAATCACCTCCATGACGGCGGCGATAATCGTTTTATTCATAGCTGCAGGCATTGCTGCGTTGAACACCGTAATTAACCGGTTATTGATTGGTTACTTTGTCGGTTGGGAACAGTACCGTGTTATGCAAAAAGAAATGGCTGAATACCGCACTGAAACCATGGCGGCAGCAAGAGCCAACGACAAGAAACAAATGGAGAAACTCAAGAAACGCCAATCCCAAATCAACGCGATGCAACAGAAAATGCTTAAACCTCAAATGGTGCAATTCGGTATTTCCTTCCTATACCTCTTCGTCTGGTTCTTGGTGTTGACACCAACCTTCGGCAGTACCTCAATGGCGTACATCCCCGGATTTGGTCCAGTTCCAGTCTTCTACTGGTATCCAATATGCTCATTGTTCTTAGGGTTACTTGCACAACGTCTCATCGGCGTGATGCCTATCGAGCAGCGATAATGCAGGGTGAATATAGTGGAAAAGCAAAATCTCCCCTGCAAAAAAACAGTAATCTGCATATCGGGCATGGCGGGAACTGGCAAAAGCACTCTCTCCAAGCGGCTTGCCCAAAAATATAACTTAGCCTACTATTCAGGTGGTGACGCACTCAAGGCTTTAGCTCAAGCCGAAGGCTACAACGCTTCCGTTGAAGGCTGGTGGGAGAGCCCTGAAGGCTTAAAGTTTCTCGGCGAAAGAGTCAACAACCCCAAATTTGACAAGGCAGTGGACGATAAACTCTTAGAATACGCCTCACAAGGTAACGTTCTTCTTGATAGTTGGACTATGCCTTGGCTGCTTAAAGGTGGCAGTTTTAAAATTTGGTTGCTGGCTTCATTGGAGAAACGTGCAGCGCGGGTGGCTCAACGAGACAAGATGACTGTTGAGGAAGCCTTTAAGGTGCTGAAAGAAAAAGAAGCCCACACAAAAACTATCTACAAGAACCTCTATGGCTTTGTTTTGGATGAGGATTTTGAGCCGTTTGATTTGGTTTTAGATACTGATAATTTGACGGCAAATGACGTTTTTGAGACTCTGTGTCGCGTGATTGATAACGTGCTTTTTTCGAGTCAAACCGTTTAGAAATGTAGAATTGTTATAGAATTTACTTCTATTTTATTATTACTGAGGCATTAAAATACCTCCAATTTAGCTTCTTTTAATCAATCAAACGTTACGATGGGGAAGGGGGATCAATGAAAATTATCTGCGGATTAGCTCTGAGCATATTTGCAGCTTTAATCATCATCTGCAACTTTGCTTCATATCGCTATATCAATATAACTTCAACCGCTTCAATGCTGCTTTTTAACGCCTTTTTTATTTCGCTGTTTTTCCTACTTAACGGCAGCCCCATACAGAAGGCAGGACTGTTAACTATAGGTAACGGTTTGGGGTTTTTGTGGAACCTGTTCTTCCACTACATACAGTTAACGGGTTACAGTTACTTTGGAATAACCTTTGACGCCTTATTCACCCTCATCTATCCCCTCCTTACCCTCATGTGGATAGTGCCCTTTTGTTCCCTAACCCTGAGTTATCTACCAAAATATCAAGTAACCCCCAACTAGAGGCAACAAAATGATTATCCAAATCTTAACCGGCTTCTTTGTTTTCTCAGCTTCAATAATCAGCCTCTACCTAATTCGTCACTACCTCTTCACAATCACGGTACTGCGCAGGGCAAAAAACAGCAAATCATCAGCCAATAAATCGACACTCTCGTTTCAACCCACTGTCACAGTGCTTATTCCCGCACACAACGAGGAAAAAGTGGTCAGCAAGCTGCTTCAGAACATGGCGCAATTAATTTATCCTAAAGAAAAACTCGACATTCTTCTAATAAATGACGGCTCAACCGACGACACAGGCATCATCGCTGACCAATACGCCAAAAAATACTCCTTCATTCGGGTGCTACATAGAAATGGCAAAGACAGCGCAAAAGGAAAAGCCGCAGCCATGAACGCTGGCCTAAAACAATCAAGCGGAGAAATCGTGCTCTGTTTCGACGCCGACTACCTTCCCCACCCCGACTTAGTAAGCCGCCTCGTAGAGAAATTTTCAGACCCAAAAGTAGGTGCAGTGCAGGGGCGCCCCGTCGTCTTAAATGAGCCACAAAACCTCGTAACCCGTTTAGTAACGTTGGAACGCATCGGCGGTTATCGAGTTGATGAGGAAGCGCGCGACGTTTTAGGGTTGGTGCCGCAGTTCGGTGGAACGGTAGGGGGGTTTAGACGTAGCGCCCTTGAAGGCTTTGGCGGATTTGATGAGTCCATGCTTACTGAGGATACCGATTTGACTTTCCATCTGTATCGAGAGGGCTACAAAATTCGTTACGTGGCGGACGCGGAATGTTATGAGGAAGCCGTGGATAGTTGGAGTGCGTATTGGCGGCAACGGCATCGGTGGGCAAAGGGTCACATGCAAGTCTGCTTCAAACATGCCTTCAAAGTTTTGTCAAGCAAAAAAATGAAGTTAAAAGAAAAAATCGACGGCATACTAATCTTACACATCTACTTCCTGCCGCTGCTGACAGTTTTGTCCTTTTTGATTGGCGGTTTACTAATTCTTAACGGTTCCCAAGTTACTGGGTTGTTGTGGTTTGTTGTGCCCATAGCGCTCTACAGTTTTGTAGGCAATTTTGCTCCCTTCTTTGAAGTTGGCATCGGCGCCTATTTGGATGAACGAAAACGTATCCAATGGTTAACGCCCTTTATGATTTTCTCCTTCTTCTATAACACCCTAATCTGCACCAAAGCCTTCCTTGACCTGCTATCCGACAAGGTCCGACGCAAGTCAAAGGGTGATTGGGAAAAAACAGACCATAAAGGAAAAGGAGTCAGTGATATTTGAAAAAACCCTCAAGGACATGGTGATATGTT includes:
- a CDS encoding 50S ribosomal protein L15: MPHKLRKIRKFRGTRTIGYGRIGQHRDSGSKGNRKVGRHKHLWSKIVTSEPNYFGKHGFTSPQSLHRTVKVINLSKLDQMAQGKSINLTELGYTKLLGTGKLTKPLTIEVEAFSKSAAEKVKAVGGEIKSSQANGE
- the secY gene encoding preprotein translocase subunit SecY — its product is MAGRFLSLFKPIGRVLPEIKKPERKVSFNEKIFWTALVLVVFLVMTEIPLYGIEQSAQDNFGALRVIFASNQGTLMELGIGPIVTAGLILQLLAGSGIIQCDMSKPEDRGLFTSASKVFTIVLTGVQAGAYILSGMYGSISGPVSLIIFLQLIAAGIVVMLMDELVQKGWGLGSGISLFIMAGVAQTILWSTFSPPTGLFVGGLQSYLDGQRSLMDWVFGDISGYYPSLIGLIATIAVFLVVIYLQGVRIELPMSYAGYKGFRSRYPIKLMYVSNLPVIFASALFANVYFFAQLLWSQFGRPEPGTNLFFQIFGDFSYNATSNNVSPVGGLAYFVTAPRNIQGVALDPLRAVIYLVVIVIFCAIFSLIWLEVGGLGPKKVAQQLMDSGMQIPGYRRSGRPIEAILKRYIPVVTVLGGILVGVIAGFSDFLGVYGSGTGILLSVGIVYQYYELLMRERAAEMFPAFRRILGE
- a CDS encoding EMC3/TMCO1 family protein, with the protein product MKKIVALLVFAMVMLSAVALAIGPVTGQGALSFQASIIGQSAGVSEATTYTVTISNNGQANLGDAKLSIPAGYTNVKNVVITQQPASQNWNITIQNDAILMVGSGDGLPPGQQLVFTFEALNPQVAGSYSWTLGGNQTTSSAGLNSPEYTTNITSNLEITSMTAAIIVLFIAAGIAALNTVINRLLIGYFVGWEQYRVMQKEMAEYRTETMAAARANDKKQMEKLKKRQSQINAMQQKMLKPQMVQFGISFLYLFVWFLVLTPTFGSTSMAYIPGFGPVPVFYWYPICSLFLGLLAQRLIGVMPIEQR
- a CDS encoding cytidylate kinase family protein produces the protein MEKQNLPCKKTVICISGMAGTGKSTLSKRLAQKYNLAYYSGGDALKALAQAEGYNASVEGWWESPEGLKFLGERVNNPKFDKAVDDKLLEYASQGNVLLDSWTMPWLLKGGSFKIWLLASLEKRAARVAQRDKMTVEEAFKVLKEKEAHTKTIYKNLYGFVLDEDFEPFDLVLDTDNLTANDVFETLCRVIDNVLFSSQTV
- a CDS encoding glycosyltransferase family 2 protein, which produces MIIQILTGFFVFSASIISLYLIRHYLFTITVLRRAKNSKSSANKSTLSFQPTVTVLIPAHNEEKVVSKLLQNMAQLIYPKEKLDILLINDGSTDDTGIIADQYAKKYSFIRVLHRNGKDSAKGKAAAMNAGLKQSSGEIVLCFDADYLPHPDLVSRLVEKFSDPKVGAVQGRPVVLNEPQNLVTRLVTLERIGGYRVDEEARDVLGLVPQFGGTVGGFRRSALEGFGGFDESMLTEDTDLTFHLYREGYKIRYVADAECYEEAVDSWSAYWRQRHRWAKGHMQVCFKHAFKVLSSKKMKLKEKIDGILILHIYFLPLLTVLSFLIGGLLILNGSQVTGLLWFVVPIALYSFVGNFAPFFEVGIGAYLDERKRIQWLTPFMIFSFFYNTLICTKAFLDLLSDKVRRKSKGDWEKTDHKGKGVSDI